The genomic window GCGACCTCAAAGATGGGGGTCATCGGTTTCACACGCACACTCGCTGCCGATGTCGGACGTTACAACATCACCGTCAACGCCATCTGTCCCGGGTGGCACATGGAGCGAAGCCTCGAACTCGCAAGAGGCAGGGCGGAATACATGAACAGACCCTTCGATGAAGACGCGTTAAGGGAGCGATACGGACAGACGAATCCGAAAAGCGTAATCGCCGGGAGATGGTGTTCGGATGAAGGTTACAGCGATAAAGGTTCAGGGTCTGAGGATGCTGCGGCATTAGCGGTCTTTCTCGCCTCAGAAGATGCCGCAAACATGACAGGTCAAGACATCAACACCGGTGGCACAGTGATGTGGTAGTCAGAAATTTCCCCAACAAGGTAGGTACGGTTTGCAGCCGCACCAGATTCAGACTGAAAATTTGATCCCTCATTCTCACTGGCGAGGTTCCCCAACCTCGCCTTGTCTTTGCTTTGCATACCTAATCATCACAATACGAATCTGAAACGTCTCTCTTCCACACCTGAGCCCTGTAAGCGGTTTTGCTTGGGTATTTCTGTGGATTTCTTTAACATGTCTGTAGAAAAACGGTATTTCCCCTTTCCAAAGCTCCAGCGGAGTCGTATGTGTATAGAAAAAGCAAACTTGCTGGGACCCTTCAGAGCATATCGTTAATTCTAACCCTACTATAAATGATTTCTGTCTATTTGCAATTTAACTTGACATTCATTAATAAAAATAGTATAATATATTATAACTTTTCCACAGGGAAAATCCTGCGTTAACTACGAAAAACGCGGGATGTCAGGAAAGCGATCTGTTACCGGTCAAAAAATGTTACACTTTCCACCAAATTGTTTTTTTTCCAGAGAAAAACGAAAAAAGAAACGTCTATAAACCCTCACTATCACTGGGTTTATTACCGATATCTTCTGTACACCAAATGTTACACTGGTGTAACATTTTTCGGACTTACGCAATCTTTTAGTGTTCGCTTCATCGGGCGAATTTGAGGTAAATCACATTATGCAAATTAGAGTAACCGCCATTTTTGTTCAAAATCAGGAAAGTGCGTTAAAATTTTATACTGAAAAATTGGGATTCGTTAAGAAGAGGGACATTCCCTTAGAAAATGGTGACAGATGGCTTACGGTAGTAGCAAAAGAAGAACAAGACGGACCTGAACTTTTGTTAGAACCATTATCTGGTAACCATTTTGGACCCGCCAAAACGTATCAAAAGGCTTTATTTGATGTAGGGCTTCCATATACTCAATTCAGTGTGGAAAACGTTCAGGAAGAATATGAGCGATTAATCAACCTTGGAGTCGAATTCAGTGTAGAGCCTACTAAGATAGGAACAACAATTTTTGCCGTTTTCAATGATACTTGCGGAAACAATATTCAAATCGTAGAAATTGAGTGAGGATGGTTCATTATTCGTAGCATTTTTGTAGGGCAAACCGCTCATTTGCGGACCGATAGAGGTCATCTAACAAGGCGACTTATCACCCATCGGTAAAATGTTACACTTTTCGCCAAATTGTTTTTCCCCCGGAGAAAAATCGAAAAAGAAACGTCTATAAACCCGCACTGTCACTGGGTTTGTTACCGATGCCTTCTGTACACCAAATGTTACACTGGTGTAACATTTTTTACCGCTTGTGAATGTCCGATAGGAGTGTAATGAATGAAACAACTCACGCAAGCCGCGTTTCAGAGAGCAAAGAATTTTATAATGGAGCAGGGGAGAGTAGTGGACCAAAAGCGTTTTGAATTCCATTTTGAAGATGGATCCGCTGATGCCGTTCTCGCCGCGCTATCACCCTATCAAAACGACGACGGTGGCTTCGGTCACAGTCTGGAGCCCGACATCAGAACGTCTGTTTCGTCTGCGATTGTGACTACAATCGGTTTCCAGCTTCTCAGGGAAATCCAGGCACCTGCAAGTGACAGAATGGTACGGAAGGGAATCCAATATTTTATCGACACCTACGACGAATCCCAGCAGGTATGGCACATCGTTCCGCCTGAAGTGGATGCGGCACCGCACGCCCCGTGGTGGAATTATGAGAATACCACCGGAACTTTCGGTCGATTTCTGGTCAACCCCCGCGCTGAGATTGTCGGCTATTTTCACGAATTTAGTGATGGCGTGCCGACGAAATTGTTGAAGGTATTAACAGCCGCCGTTCTGGAGCATCTGGATTCCCTACCCGATGAAATGGAGATGCACGATGTCCTCTGTTCCGTCCGGCTCGCCGAGACAGAGACGCTGCCGAATAGCGACAAGATCTGGGCAAAACTCGCCCGAGCGGCGGCACAGGGTGTTGCCCGGAACGCGGAGCAGTTGACAGGCTATGTTCTCAAACCTCTGTGGCTGGTGCCCTCTCCAGAATCACCGTTAGCTGCCGAGCTCAAGGATGAAGTGGAGATGAACTTGGACTTTGAGATCGCACAGCAGAGCGAGGACGGTTCCTGGTCCCCGAATTTCTCCTGGGACGATCAATATCCAGAAGCGTGGCGAACAGCGAAAAAAGAGTGGCAATCCCGACTCACGGTTGATATCCTGAAAACGTTGGAAGATTTCGGTCGCATTGCGGAAGAAGATCAATAAAACAGACAATTAACCCAAAATTACCGCTTGACATCCTTCCCAATTTCTGATAGAGTAGGGCATGTGATTTAAAAAATGGAAGGAGTAACATAAGTGGCACAAGACACAATTCGAGTCGGTATTATCGGTGCGGGTGGCAACACAACCTCACGACATATTCCTGGACTCCAAGCCATTGATGGCGTTGAAATCGTCGGAGTCTGCAATCGGAGTCAGGAATCCTCGCAGCGGGTGGCAAACCAGTTCGGTATCCCGAAGACTTACGGCAATTGGCAGGATGCGATCGCCGATGCAGATACCAATGCGATTGTCATTGGAACATGGCCCTATATGCACTGCCGCGCCACAGTAGCGGCACTTGAGGCGGATAAGCACGTGATGTGTGAGGCGCGGATGGCGATGAACGCCCGAGAAGCACATAAGATGCGAGCGGTATCGCGTCAAAAAACACATCTCATCGCGCAGATCGTCCCGTCGCCAATGACGCTGAGAGTCGATAAAACGATACAACGTCTTATCGCTGAAGGGTATATCGGGGATGTACTTGCCATTGAAGCACGCGCAGGCGGCGCGTTTCTGGACAGCGAAGCACCCCTCCAGTGGCGACAGAATTTTGACCTCAGTGGGCTTAACATCATGAGCATGGGAATCTGGTACGAGGCGTTGATACGGTGGGTCGGAGAAGCGACGCAGATTATGGCGATGGGCAAGACTTTCGTTAAGATGCGTCCGGATGCTGACGGTGTGATGCGTTCTGTGCGGATTCCTGAACATATCGATGTCGTTGGGGACCTCGCGTGTGGTGCTCAACTCCATCTACAGGTTTCTAATGTTGCCGGATTAGCAGGCGCACCGGAGGTTTATGTTTTTGGCAGCAACGGAACTTTGCGTTTTTCAGGAAATAGCCTCTACGGTGGACAGAAAGGCGATACTGAACTGGCTGAGATCGACATTCCTGATTCAGAGGCTGGTGGGTGGCGCGTCGAGGAAGAATTTGTGAACGCTATCCGTGGTGAAGAGGTTATCACGCATACCGATTTTGAGACCGGTGTGAAGTACATGGAGTTTACGGACGCAGTCACGCTGAGTATGCTTTCGAGGAAAGCAATTACTTTACCGTTGCAAATTTAGTTATGGCGTATCGGCGTGTTTGCTACTTTGGAAGGAGAGACCTTTGACACTCGGAGAGCTCTTTAATCTTTGTCAGGATATTGAACTACGGCAAGCAAAACTCTATGCCTCTCTCTCGTTGCTTTTGGGAAGTGTTGACGAACGGATCGCGCGATTTTGGGAGCAGATGAGCACTGAAGAGTGGCAGCACTATATTCTCGTGGATTTCGGGCGTTCTTTGTGTATTGACGCTTTTGGAATCGATGCGCCTGTGACGGAGTTATCGGATGTCCCTGTTCAGCAAATTACGGACGCACTGGATGCGCACGAACGAAAGGTCGATAGTGGAGAGATTTCGCTCGATGAGGCCTTCGAGATTGCGATTGCAATTGAAGGCAGTGAGGCGGATGCTATCTATATGTACCTCCTCTCTATCATGAGAAAGGCAATTGAGCAAAGCGATCAACCGTATCTGATTGATAGGATTGTGCAGGTGGAGAAGGACATGGTGTCACACGTAGATGGGTTGGTTAAGGCGACACAGCGGTTTGCGAAGGATAACGACCTAATTCGGAAAGCGCATCGTCTAAAAGCAGAGCACGGCTAAACTATGGGAGAGATTTATAACCTCGATGCCGTTTTCGGCTAAGTTGTGGGAGAGGTTTGTAACCTCGATACCATTTTCAAGAGTGCTGTGCGTTGCACAAAAGATTTCCTGCTTGGGCACAAGCGACCTGTTCAAGTTGCAGTGTGGTGTGGCTGATACCGAAATGCGTTTGCAATTCGGCATTGATCTGTTCAATGATCCGGTCAGGAGCTAAAGTGGTATTTTCGTCAACCACAACATGCGCGCTCAGCGCAGAATAGTTAGAACAGAGCGACCAGATGTGCATATCGTGGACATCTTTGACCGGTTCTAAATTGCAAAGATGTGTGGCAACGGTGTGTGCGTCTGCGTTTCGAGGTGAGTTTTCAAGCAAGATATGCACCGATTCTCTCGTCACGTTCACCGCCCCAACAAGAATAATTCCACCGATAAGGAAACTCAG from Candidatus Poribacteria bacterium includes these protein-coding regions:
- a CDS encoding VOC family protein; the protein is MQIRVTAIFVQNQESALKFYTEKLGFVKKRDIPLENGDRWLTVVAKEEQDGPELLLEPLSGNHFGPAKTYQKALFDVGLPYTQFSVENVQEEYERLINLGVEFSVEPTKIGTTIFAVFNDTCGNNIQIVEIE
- a CDS encoding Gfo/Idh/MocA family oxidoreductase; translated protein: MAQDTIRVGIIGAGGNTTSRHIPGLQAIDGVEIVGVCNRSQESSQRVANQFGIPKTYGNWQDAIADADTNAIVIGTWPYMHCRATVAALEADKHVMCEARMAMNAREAHKMRAVSRQKTHLIAQIVPSPMTLRVDKTIQRLIAEGYIGDVLAIEARAGGAFLDSEAPLQWRQNFDLSGLNIMSMGIWYEALIRWVGEATQIMAMGKTFVKMRPDADGVMRSVRIPEHIDVVGDLACGAQLHLQVSNVAGLAGAPEVYVFGSNGTLRFSGNSLYGGQKGDTELAEIDIPDSEAGGWRVEEEFVNAIRGEEVITHTDFETGVKYMEFTDAVTLSMLSRKAITLPLQI